One segment of Solanum stenotomum isolate F172 chromosome 1, ASM1918654v1, whole genome shotgun sequence DNA contains the following:
- the LOC125853293 gene encoding F-box protein At5g49610-like, translating into MDRGKRPDRSLAALNSKMYMDLKDIIREHSLSFLPAKSLFKFNAVCRDWKLQISSPFFAHNQSLFCRSTSGFFIHSLDGSPSLIPIDPSFCGVPDPLLKFLPEPVDIRSSSNGLLCCQGRAEDKAYYICNPVTQQWKKLPKSNVNHGPDPAIVLIFEPSLLNFVAEYKIICAFRSTDFGDAVEFDIYSSKGNSWEVAGEIHFGARATRMPNPKSGVHVNGVVYWMTISGSILAFDLTKERSQLLQNHDSRGILGEFSGKLCKMNVIGNSISLSILDNVHSNTMQMGSQTKMWAGKQQVVLDSNIVGNVAGDYSVLHVDSNMLVVRSQGKAFWYDFKSRATKCIPGEFHNSRCFPYVNSLVSL; encoded by the coding sequence ATGGATCGTGGAAAAAGGCCAGACAGATCTCTTGCTGCGCTGAATAGTAAGATGTATATGGATCTTAAGGACATCATCAGGGAACATTCCCTTTCATTTCTTCCTGCCAAATCACTTTTCAAATTCAACGCTGTTTGTAGGGACTGGAAACTCCAGATTTCGAGTCCATTTTTTGCCCATAATCAGTCACTTTTTTGTCGCAGTACTTCAGGCTTCTTTATCCATTCACTTGATGGTTCTCCTTCTCTCATACCCATCGACCCAAGCTTTTGTGGGGTGCCAGATCCATTACTTAAGTTTTTGCCCGAGCCTGTTGACATTAGGTCCTCCTCAAATGGACTGCTTTGCTGCCAAGGTCGTGCAGAGGACAAGGCCTACTACATATGTAATCCTGTTACTCAGCAGTGGAAGAAACTTCCAAAATCAAATGTGAATCATGGACCAGATCCAGCAATTGTGCTCATATTCGAACCATCATTGCTCAACTTTGTAGCTGAGTACAAAATTATCTGTGCTTTTCGATCCACAGATTTTGGTGATGCAGTTGAGTTTGATATCTATTCCTCCAAAGGGAATTCTTGGGAAGTTGCTGGGGAGATCCATTTTGGAGCTAGAGCAACACGTATGCCAAATCCAAAATCAGGGGTTCATGTGAATGGTGTTGTTTACTGGATGACAATTTCAGGTAGTATTCTTGCTTTTGATCTAACAAAGGAGAGGTCACAGCTTCTTCAAAACCATGATTCTCGTGGGATTTTGGGGGAGTTTAGTGGAAAGCTCTGTAAGATGAACGTCATTGGTAATTCAATCAGTTTAAGCATTTTGGATAATGTCCACTCAAATACAATGCAAATGGGAAGCCAAACCAAAATGTGGGCAGGAAAACAGCAGGTTGTTCTTGACAGTAATATTGTTGGGAATGTAGCGGGGGACTACTCAGTTTTACACGTCGACAGTAATATGTTGGTGGTTCGGAGCCAGGGAAAAGCCTTTTGGTATGATTTCAAGTCTCGTGCAACAAAATGCATTCCGGGTGAATTTCATAATTCGAGATGCTTTCCCTACGTCAACAGCTTAGTCTCCCTCTAG